The Nesterenkonia xinjiangensis genome contains a region encoding:
- a CDS encoding FAD-dependent oxidoreductase yields METTTTGWGRQALEGAKLAPLWLDTERRPAPRPAAQDGAQVDLLVVGGGFTGLWTALRAVERSPGTRVLLVEADRLAEHATGRNGGFCEASLTHGEENGRSRWPQEYETLERLGLENLDEIQETVERYGIDCGFLRGGALSVATRPHEVEAFEPGTPGFLDADAVRQHVDSPTYLAGRLDPDACAVVDPARLAWGLAEAAESHGVTISEHSRLESIRRSSAATRGGVAVRLSTPQGEATVTAGRVVLATNAFPNPLGRSWRHLRTRWETVPVYDYVLATEPLTDEQLAAIRWDPAVGVADAGNQFHYYRITPDRRILWGGYDVIYHFGRSIQQEHLDRPRTYQKLADHFAQTFPQLEGIRFTHRWAGVIDTSTQFCALFGRAHGGRTVYATGFTGLGVGASRFAAEVMLDLLERRRTERTQLEMVRRRPLPFPPEPLAWIGIRITTWARVREDRTGRKNLWLRALDRLGLGFDS; encoded by the coding sequence GTGGAGACCACGACGACCGGATGGGGACGTCAGGCGCTGGAGGGCGCGAAGCTGGCCCCGCTCTGGCTGGACACCGAGCGGCGCCCGGCGCCCCGCCCTGCTGCCCAGGACGGCGCGCAGGTCGACCTGCTCGTCGTCGGTGGGGGCTTCACCGGGCTGTGGACCGCACTCCGGGCGGTGGAGCGTTCGCCGGGCACTCGAGTTCTGCTGGTCGAGGCGGATCGCCTCGCCGAGCACGCCACCGGCCGCAACGGCGGGTTCTGCGAGGCGAGCCTGACCCACGGCGAGGAGAACGGGCGCAGCCGCTGGCCCCAGGAGTACGAGACCCTGGAGCGGCTGGGCCTCGAGAACCTCGACGAGATCCAGGAGACGGTCGAGCGCTACGGGATCGACTGCGGCTTCCTCCGTGGAGGAGCGCTCAGCGTGGCCACCCGCCCCCATGAGGTCGAGGCCTTCGAACCCGGCACACCGGGATTCCTCGACGCCGACGCCGTCCGTCAGCACGTGGACTCTCCCACCTATCTGGCCGGCCGCCTCGATCCCGACGCCTGTGCGGTCGTGGACCCCGCCCGGCTGGCCTGGGGACTGGCCGAGGCGGCGGAGTCGCACGGCGTGACGATCAGTGAGCACAGCCGTCTGGAGTCGATCCGCCGCTCCTCGGCCGCGACTCGGGGCGGGGTCGCGGTGCGCCTGAGCACGCCGCAGGGGGAGGCCACGGTCACCGCGGGACGCGTGGTGCTGGCGACCAACGCCTTCCCGAATCCCCTGGGCCGTTCGTGGAGACATCTGCGGACCCGGTGGGAGACGGTGCCCGTCTATGACTATGTGCTGGCCACGGAGCCGCTCACCGATGAGCAGCTGGCCGCGATCCGCTGGGATCCTGCGGTCGGTGTGGCCGATGCGGGCAACCAGTTCCACTACTACCGCATCACGCCGGACCGCAGGATCCTCTGGGGCGGCTATGACGTGATCTATCACTTCGGGCGCTCGATCCAGCAGGAGCACCTCGACAGGCCCAGGACCTACCAGAAGCTCGCCGACCACTTCGCCCAGACGTTCCCGCAGCTCGAGGGGATCCGCTTCACCCACCGGTGGGCCGGGGTGATCGACACCTCCACTCAGTTCTGTGCGCTGTTCGGGCGTGCGCACGGGGGTCGGACCGTCTACGCCACCGGGTTCACCGGTCTCGGCGTCGGCGCCTCTCGATTCGCTGCAGAGGTGATGCTGGACCTCCTGGAGAGGCGTCGGACGGAGCGCACCCAGCTGGAGATGGTCCGGAGGCGGCCGCTCCCGTTCCCGCCGGAGCCGCTGGCCTGGATCGGCATCAGGATCACCACCTGGGCCCGGGTCCGCGAGGACCGGACAGGTCGGAAGAATCTCTGGCTCCGGGCCCTGGACCGCCTGGGGCTGGGCTTCGACTCGTGA
- a CDS encoding amidase: MTAESPSPTTVDDSEELGLVSAVEVLRRFARRELAPSEYLEHLLRRIQDDEAEPRPVNAFTEVLHEEARRLAQEADRQYLRTPSEQSPGGPSGDRRLLGLPVATKEKHALAGRSHSQGMRAYADVIADSDHPVVQRIRRHGGIVHGRTASPEFSCATFTHTRLWGVTRNPWDRELSPGGSSGGASAALAAGMAPLATASDIAGSTRLPAAFTGVVGYKPPYGAVPGAGPFAADWYRGDGPMARTVSDVALLTEVMRGPHPGDHVTVPTREVPTMALEQAPEDLRGRRIVYSPSLGDYPVQRGVRLQVDEAVAAMESAGAEIVEVELPWTTAEIREVTMAHFGHLLADGMGQLLRGREDTAEDYTLRFMEDARRQARRISLFESVDRERLMQEQLHSAMAGADALVAPVSAIASLPATATCLDGLTVDDVFEGGERHLEHYWEAHMTVPFNVANRCPVMSVPAGIHQGRPVGLQIVGHPYDEAAVFDIAARFEKIRPWAHRRPGRTSGG; encoded by the coding sequence ATGACGGCAGAGAGTCCCAGCCCGACGACGGTGGACGACTCCGAAGAGCTGGGCCTCGTCTCCGCCGTCGAGGTGCTGCGACGCTTCGCCCGTCGAGAGCTGGCGCCGAGCGAGTACCTGGAGCACCTGCTCCGGCGGATCCAGGACGACGAGGCCGAGCCCCGGCCCGTGAACGCCTTCACCGAGGTGCTCCACGAGGAGGCGCGCCGGCTGGCGCAGGAAGCCGACCGCCAATACCTGCGCACCCCGTCGGAGCAGAGCCCCGGCGGCCCATCAGGCGACCGCCGTCTCCTCGGACTCCCCGTGGCCACCAAGGAGAAGCATGCTCTGGCGGGCAGGTCCCACAGCCAGGGCATGCGAGCCTACGCCGACGTCATCGCCGACTCGGACCATCCTGTGGTGCAACGGATCCGCCGCCATGGTGGCATCGTCCACGGCCGGACGGCCTCGCCGGAGTTCTCCTGCGCGACCTTCACCCACACTCGCCTCTGGGGCGTGACACGGAACCCCTGGGACCGTGAGCTGAGCCCGGGAGGCTCCTCAGGCGGCGCCTCCGCGGCGCTCGCCGCGGGGATGGCTCCGCTGGCGACTGCCTCCGACATCGCCGGTTCCACCCGTCTCCCGGCGGCCTTCACCGGCGTGGTCGGCTACAAGCCGCCGTACGGAGCCGTGCCGGGGGCGGGTCCCTTCGCCGCAGACTGGTACCGCGGGGACGGTCCGATGGCCCGGACGGTCAGCGACGTCGCGCTTCTCACCGAGGTGATGCGCGGGCCGCATCCTGGCGATCATGTGACGGTGCCCACCCGGGAGGTCCCCACCATGGCGCTCGAGCAGGCCCCGGAGGATCTGCGCGGGCGGAGGATCGTCTACTCGCCTTCGCTGGGCGACTATCCGGTCCAGCGCGGTGTGCGGCTGCAGGTCGATGAGGCCGTGGCCGCCATGGAATCGGCAGGGGCGGAGATCGTCGAGGTCGAGCTGCCGTGGACGACGGCGGAGATCCGTGAGGTGACGATGGCGCATTTCGGGCATCTCCTCGCCGACGGCATGGGGCAGCTGCTCCGGGGCCGGGAGGACACCGCAGAGGACTACACCCTGCGGTTCATGGAGGACGCGCGTCGGCAGGCGCGTCGGATCTCCCTGTTCGAGTCTGTGGACCGGGAGCGCCTCATGCAGGAGCAGCTGCACTCCGCCATGGCCGGGGCGGACGCCCTGGTCGCCCCGGTCTCGGCGATCGCGTCCCTCCCCGCGACAGCCACGTGCCTGGACGGACTCACCGTGGACGACGTCTTCGAGGGCGGGGAACGGCACCTGGAGCACTACTGGGAGGCGCATATGACCGTCCCCTTCAACGTGGCGAACAGGTGCCCGGTGATGTCGGTGCCGGCCGGGATCCACCAGGGCAGGCCGGTGGGGCTGCAGATCGTGGGGCACCCCTACGACGAGGCCGCGGTCTTCGACATCGCCGCACGCTTCGAAAAGATCCGTCCCTGGGCGCACCGCCGCCCCGGGCGGACTTCTGGCGGATGA
- a CDS encoding aspartate aminotransferase family protein, translated as MTRPPLPQDETTRLQTAATRHLWMHFTRHGSSPEDHVPIMVRGEGVHLWDTQGRRYIDGLAGLFTSQLGHGRRDLAEAAAAQTTELEFMPLWSYAHPPAIELAERLAQLTPGDLNRVFFTNSGSEAVETAWKLAKNYFRLTGRPTKHKVISRATAYHGTTHGALSITGIAGLKQDFEPLVPSTVHVSNTNAYRAAELTAGALEVQDQQSLERFGIWAADQIALAIEAQGPDTVAAVFLEPVQNAGGCFPPPPGYFQRVREICDEHDVLLVSDEVICAFGRLGHMFGAEHFGYQPDMITTAKGITSGYAPLGAVLASDRLMEPFLEPGAMFGHGYTFGGHPVSTAVGLKNLEIFEEEKVLEHVQQNAGAFRSTLEKLLDLPIVGDVRGEGFFYGIELVKDKSTRASFSAEECERILYGFISKKLFAEGLYCRADDRGDPVIQLSPPLIATTEDLEEIEQILRSVLSEAWSLI; from the coding sequence ATGACTCGACCCCCTCTGCCTCAGGATGAGACGACTCGCCTCCAGACCGCGGCGACACGGCATCTCTGGATGCACTTCACCCGGCACGGATCCTCACCCGAGGACCACGTGCCGATCATGGTGCGTGGCGAAGGGGTCCACCTCTGGGACACCCAGGGCAGGCGGTACATCGACGGACTGGCCGGCCTGTTCACCTCTCAGCTGGGACACGGACGCCGGGATCTCGCCGAGGCGGCGGCGGCGCAGACCACCGAGCTGGAGTTCATGCCGCTGTGGTCCTACGCCCACCCGCCGGCCATCGAGCTCGCCGAGCGCCTGGCCCAGCTCACCCCCGGCGACCTGAACCGCGTGTTCTTCACCAACAGCGGCAGCGAAGCGGTGGAGACGGCCTGGAAGCTGGCCAAGAACTACTTCCGCCTCACCGGCAGGCCGACCAAGCACAAGGTGATCAGCCGTGCGACGGCCTATCACGGCACCACCCATGGCGCGCTGTCCATCACCGGCATCGCCGGACTCAAGCAAGACTTCGAGCCCCTGGTCCCCAGCACAGTGCACGTCAGCAACACCAACGCCTACCGCGCCGCCGAGCTCACCGCGGGAGCCCTGGAGGTCCAGGACCAGCAGAGCCTCGAGCGGTTCGGCATCTGGGCGGCGGACCAGATCGCCCTGGCGATCGAGGCGCAGGGGCCGGACACCGTGGCCGCGGTCTTCCTGGAGCCTGTCCAGAACGCCGGCGGCTGCTTCCCTCCCCCGCCCGGCTACTTCCAGCGCGTCCGCGAGATCTGCGACGAGCACGACGTGCTGCTCGTCTCCGACGAGGTCATCTGCGCCTTCGGACGGCTGGGGCACATGTTCGGCGCCGAGCACTTCGGCTACCAGCCGGACATGATCACCACCGCCAAGGGCATCACCTCCGGTTATGCGCCCCTGGGCGCGGTCCTCGCCTCAGACCGGCTGATGGAGCCGTTCCTGGAGCCCGGCGCGATGTTCGGCCACGGCTACACCTTCGGCGGGCACCCGGTCTCCACCGCCGTCGGCCTCAAGAACCTGGAGATCTTCGAGGAGGAGAAGGTCCTCGAGCACGTGCAGCAGAACGCCGGAGCCTTCCGCAGCACCCTGGAGAAGCTGCTCGACCTGCCGATCGTCGGAGACGTCCGCGGGGAGGGGTTCTTCTACGGGATCGAGCTGGTCAAGGACAAGAGCACGCGGGCCAGCTTCAGCGCCGAGGAGTGCGAGCGGATCCTCTACGGATTCATCTCCAAGAAGCTCTTCGCCGAGGGCCTCTACTGCCGGGCCGACGACCGTGGCGACCCCGTCATCCAGCTCAGCCCTCCGCTGATCGCCACCACCGAGGACCTCGAGGAGATCGAGCAGATCCTGCGCAGCGTCCTCAGCGAGGCGTGGAGCCTGATCTGA
- a CDS encoding ABC transporter ATP-binding protein, with translation MTPTGKDLDLRGITKLFGGYTAVEDLALHVPAGSFFALLGPSGCGKSTTLRMIAGLEHPTRGKVLIGEEDVTGTKAHQREVNTVFQSYALFPHLSVLENVAFGPKRKKVPDALDRARKVLDLVELGHLAQRRPAQLSGGQQQRVALARAVVNRPHVLLLDEPLGALDMKLRRQMQIELKHIQEEVGITFIHVTHDQEEALTMADTVAVMNAGRIEQIGPPGELYDLPRTAFVANFLGKSNLFEAEVLGGSASSGDLTIRFGDTSCSLAAERAVQHEGSIIVGIRPEKIVLSRAGEQPSGDRAGWTCVTGGRVNATSYTGVSTEYEVKLPGAGPLTVFSQNLRTEVLAAGTSVDLWWDDANLFGLAGGSDTGAGVEEL, from the coding sequence ATGACTCCCACCGGCAAAGACCTCGATCTCCGAGGGATCACCAAGCTGTTCGGCGGATACACCGCTGTCGAGGATCTCGCGCTGCACGTCCCGGCGGGGAGCTTCTTCGCCCTGCTGGGCCCCAGCGGCTGCGGCAAGTCCACCACACTGCGGATGATCGCCGGCCTGGAGCACCCCACCCGCGGGAAGGTCCTCATCGGGGAGGAGGATGTCACCGGCACGAAGGCCCATCAGCGGGAGGTCAACACCGTCTTCCAGAGCTACGCGCTGTTCCCCCACCTGAGCGTCCTGGAGAACGTCGCTTTCGGGCCCAAGCGCAAGAAGGTCCCTGACGCGCTCGACCGCGCCCGGAAGGTCCTCGACCTGGTCGAGCTGGGGCACCTGGCCCAGCGACGTCCGGCGCAGCTCTCCGGAGGCCAGCAGCAGCGCGTCGCCCTGGCCCGGGCGGTCGTCAATCGGCCCCACGTCCTGCTCCTGGACGAACCGCTGGGTGCCCTGGACATGAAGCTGCGTCGGCAGATGCAGATCGAGCTGAAGCACATCCAGGAGGAGGTCGGGATCACCTTCATCCACGTCACGCACGACCAGGAGGAGGCCCTGACCATGGCCGACACCGTGGCCGTGATGAACGCGGGGCGCATCGAGCAGATCGGACCTCCGGGCGAGCTCTATGACCTGCCGCGGACCGCGTTCGTGGCGAACTTCCTGGGCAAGTCCAACCTTTTCGAGGCCGAGGTGTTGGGTGGCTCCGCCTCCTCCGGTGACCTGACCATCCGGTTCGGAGACACCTCCTGCAGCCTGGCCGCCGAGCGCGCCGTCCAGCACGAGGGAAGCATCATCGTGGGGATCCGTCCGGAGAAGATCGTCCTCTCCCGGGCAGGGGAGCAGCCCTCCGGAGACCGGGCCGGCTGGACCTGTGTCACCGGGGGACGCGTGAACGCCACCTCCTACACCGGGGTCTCCACGGAGTACGAGGTGAAGCTGCCCGGAGCCGGGCCCCTGACCGTCTTCTCGCAGAACCTGCGGACGGAGGTGCTCGCGGCAGGGACCTCGGTCGACCTGTGGTGGGACGACGCCAACCTCTTCGGCCTGGCCGGGGGCTCCGACACGGGCGCCGGAGTCGAGGAGCTGTGA
- a CDS encoding Lrp/AsnC family transcriptional regulator, producing the protein MSRNKTRAAEIDDVNKSIIELLQQDGRRSFASIGKAVGLSEAAVRHRVHRLQDLGVIQIVAVTNPLELGFPRQAMIGIKVAGELEPVAEELGSYDEVDYVVITAGGFDLLVEVVCEDDDHLLEIVSQRIRAIDGVVGTETFMYLSLRKQTYTWGVR; encoded by the coding sequence ATGTCCAGGAACAAGACTCGCGCGGCTGAGATCGACGACGTGAACAAGTCCATCATCGAGCTGCTGCAGCAGGACGGCCGACGTTCCTTCGCCTCCATCGGGAAAGCGGTGGGCCTCTCAGAGGCCGCCGTGCGCCACCGGGTGCACCGTCTGCAGGATCTGGGTGTCATCCAGATCGTGGCGGTGACGAACCCCCTGGAGCTGGGCTTCCCCCGGCAGGCGATGATCGGCATCAAGGTGGCGGGCGAGCTCGAACCCGTGGCGGAGGAGCTCGGGTCCTATGACGAGGTCGACTACGTGGTGATCACCGCCGGCGGCTTCGACCTGCTGGTGGAGGTCGTCTGCGAGGACGATGACCATCTGCTGGAGATCGTCTCCCAGCGGATCCGCGCCATCGACGGTGTGGTGGGCACGGAGACGTTCATGTACCTGAGTCTGCGCAAGCAGACCTACACCTGGGGAGTGCGCTGA
- a CDS encoding gamma-aminobutyraldehyde dehydrogenase, whose protein sequence is MALTEFFNVVDGEKVPAASGATYDVVAPHLGEVYARAPLSGAEDVDRAYSAAARAFETWKRVTPRERGEALLRIADALQARFDEFVDAECQDTGKPKHLTAAEEMPMNIDHFRFFAGAGRLLEGKAAAEYMEDHTSFVRREPVGVVGQVTPWNYPLPMLIWKVAPALAAGNTIVLKPSDTTPATSTLFAELCAEILPPGVFNVICGDRDTGRALVAHDTPAMVAITGSVRAGMQVAQAAAQDLKKVHLELGGKAPVIVHDDADVASAAEGIAAAGYFNAGQDCTAATRVLVHESIHDEFLAALKQQAESTTVGGPDDESADVCPLNNADQLAKVTEKVASLPEHVQLVTGGHRVGEVGYFYAPTVLAGLAQDDELIQEEVFGPVITVQSFSTEKEALAMANDVKYGLASSVWTSDHGRAMRASRELDFGCVWINTHIPYLSEMPHGGFKHSGYGKDLSMYGLEDYTRIKHVMSFIGDGE, encoded by the coding sequence ATGGCACTGACGGAGTTCTTCAACGTGGTCGACGGCGAGAAGGTCCCCGCCGCGTCGGGGGCGACCTACGACGTCGTCGCCCCGCACCTGGGGGAGGTCTACGCCCGGGCGCCGCTCTCCGGCGCCGAGGACGTCGACCGCGCCTACTCCGCAGCGGCTCGCGCCTTCGAGACCTGGAAGCGGGTGACACCCAGGGAGCGCGGTGAGGCCCTGCTGAGGATCGCCGACGCCCTGCAGGCGCGCTTCGACGAGTTCGTCGACGCCGAGTGCCAGGACACGGGGAAGCCGAAGCATCTGACGGCCGCCGAAGAGATGCCGATGAACATCGACCACTTCCGGTTCTTCGCCGGTGCCGGGCGCCTCTTGGAGGGGAAGGCCGCCGCAGAGTACATGGAGGACCACACCTCCTTCGTGCGTCGGGAGCCGGTCGGCGTCGTCGGGCAGGTGACCCCGTGGAACTATCCGCTGCCGATGCTCATCTGGAAGGTCGCGCCGGCGCTGGCTGCAGGCAACACCATCGTGCTCAAGCCCAGTGACACCACCCCGGCGACCTCCACCCTGTTTGCCGAGCTCTGCGCCGAGATCCTCCCGCCGGGCGTCTTCAACGTGATCTGCGGCGACCGGGACACTGGCCGGGCGCTGGTCGCCCACGACACCCCCGCGATGGTCGCCATCACCGGCTCTGTCCGCGCCGGGATGCAGGTAGCCCAGGCCGCCGCCCAGGACCTCAAGAAGGTCCACCTGGAACTCGGCGGCAAGGCGCCGGTCATCGTCCACGACGATGCCGACGTCGCCTCCGCGGCCGAGGGGATCGCCGCCGCCGGCTACTTCAACGCCGGGCAGGACTGCACCGCCGCCACCCGGGTGCTGGTCCACGAGTCCATCCATGACGAGTTCCTCGCCGCGCTGAAGCAGCAGGCCGAGAGCACCACCGTCGGCGGCCCCGATGACGAGAGCGCCGACGTCTGCCCGCTGAACAACGCGGACCAGCTGGCCAAGGTCACCGAGAAGGTCGCCTCCCTCCCGGAGCACGTGCAGCTGGTCACCGGCGGACACCGGGTGGGGGAGGTCGGCTACTTCTACGCCCCCACCGTCCTGGCCGGGCTCGCGCAGGACGACGAGCTCATCCAGGAGGAGGTCTTCGGGCCGGTGATCACCGTCCAGAGCTTCTCGACGGAGAAGGAGGCGCTGGCCATGGCCAACGACGTCAAGTACGGCCTCGCCTCCAGCGTGTGGACCAGCGACCACGGCCGCGCCATGCGCGCCTCCCGGGAGCTGGACTTCGGCTGCGTGTGGATCAACACCCACATCCCCTACCTCTCCGAGATGCCCCACGGCGGCTTCAAACACTCGGGCTACGGCAAGGACCTCTCGATGTACGGCCTGGAGGACTACACGCGGATCAAACACGTCATGAGCTTCATCGGAGACGGTGAGTAG
- a CDS encoding ABC transporter permease — MSTQQSGSTEAPVSIDQAGPTPRSRRGLDVGRWFVPVIGGLAFLYLLVPIAYIFVFSFNDAGRTNLTWRGFTLANWQDPCRPSQLCEAFVNSLNVAVIATVVATVLGTMIAFGLERYRFRFAGSANLLIFLPLATPEVVLGASLLSQFLNLGVQLGMGTTVLSHIMFCISFVVVAIRARIATLDPALEEAAADLYASGRTAFWRVTFPLLIPGIAAAALLSFAISFDDFIVANFNSGAFTTFPQYAYVAARRGIPAEVNVLGSAMFFGAIALVLGVQLWRYWRNRRWATL, encoded by the coding sequence ATGAGCACCCAGCAGTCCGGGAGCACCGAGGCGCCGGTGAGCATCGATCAGGCCGGGCCCACCCCACGGAGCAGGCGCGGGCTCGACGTCGGCAGGTGGTTCGTGCCGGTCATCGGCGGGCTGGCCTTCCTCTACCTGCTGGTCCCGATCGCCTACATCTTCGTGTTCTCCTTCAACGACGCCGGCCGGACCAACCTGACCTGGCGAGGCTTCACCCTCGCCAACTGGCAGGACCCGTGCCGGCCCTCCCAGCTGTGCGAGGCGTTCGTGAACTCGCTCAACGTCGCGGTCATCGCCACGGTGGTGGCCACCGTGCTGGGGACCATGATCGCCTTCGGGCTGGAGCGCTACCGGTTCCGCTTCGCCGGTTCGGCGAACCTGCTGATCTTCCTGCCGCTGGCCACTCCGGAGGTCGTGCTGGGAGCCTCGCTGCTCTCGCAGTTCCTCAACCTGGGGGTCCAGCTGGGCATGGGCACCACGGTGCTGTCGCACATCATGTTCTGCATCTCCTTCGTGGTGGTGGCCATCCGGGCGCGGATCGCGACCTTGGACCCGGCTCTGGAGGAAGCGGCCGCGGACCTCTACGCCTCCGGACGCACCGCATTCTGGCGGGTCACGTTCCCGCTGCTGATCCCCGGGATCGCGGCGGCGGCGCTGCTGAGCTTCGCGATCAGCTTCGATGACTTCATCGTGGCGAACTTCAACTCCGGGGCGTTCACCACGTTCCCGCAGTATGCCTACGTCGCCGCCCGGCGCGGCATCCCGGCGGAGGTGAACGTGCTCGGCTCGGCGATGTTCTTCGGAGCCATCGCCCTGGTCCTCGGCGTCCAACTGTGGCGCTACTGGCGGAACAGGCGATGGGCGACGCTGTGA
- a CDS encoding ABC transporter permease, producing the protein MSLKAAEELTTPQEHVDPASIPERSAEEQRTWRTRGRLGMLLVIPGFAFIAIFFVVPVFSMLAMSLYTQPEGAVAGEFVPGFNVATYAQVMSTYGDTFVRSFAFALIATVAALCIGYPMAYLVAVRLRGRPLLQGLLLVVIIAPFFSSFILRVQSWRFILSDESWVVGFLKAISVLPEDGRLTATALAVVAGMTYLYLPLMTLPIYANLERLDTRLIEAGGDLYAGGFQTFLRVTLPLSMPGVMAGTILTFIPASGDYVNAVMLGNNVDTTTVGQIVDSRFFHAADYPSAAALSAVLMGIILILVTLYVRRFGTKEIV; encoded by the coding sequence ATGAGCCTGAAGGCGGCAGAGGAGCTCACCACGCCGCAGGAGCATGTCGATCCAGCATCGATTCCTGAACGGTCCGCCGAGGAGCAGCGCACCTGGCGGACACGGGGCCGGCTCGGCATGCTGCTGGTCATTCCCGGGTTCGCCTTCATCGCGATCTTCTTCGTGGTGCCGGTCTTCTCCATGCTGGCGATGTCCCTCTACACTCAGCCCGAGGGCGCAGTCGCCGGGGAGTTCGTGCCCGGATTCAACGTGGCCACCTATGCCCAGGTGATGAGCACCTATGGGGACACCTTCGTGCGCTCCTTCGCCTTCGCGCTGATCGCCACCGTCGCCGCGCTGTGCATCGGCTACCCCATGGCCTATCTGGTGGCGGTTCGGCTGCGCGGCCGTCCCCTGCTCCAGGGGCTGCTGCTGGTGGTCATCATCGCGCCCTTCTTCTCCAGCTTCATCCTGCGGGTGCAGTCCTGGCGATTCATCCTCTCTGACGAGAGTTGGGTGGTCGGGTTCCTCAAGGCGATCTCCGTGCTCCCTGAAGACGGGCGGCTCACCGCCACGGCGCTCGCCGTCGTCGCCGGCATGACCTATCTGTACCTGCCGCTGATGACGCTGCCGATCTACGCCAACCTGGAACGGCTGGACACCCGGCTCATCGAGGCGGGCGGAGACCTCTACGCCGGCGGGTTCCAGACCTTTCTGCGCGTGACCCTGCCGCTGTCCATGCCCGGGGTGATGGCTGGGACCATCCTGACCTTCATCCCTGCCTCCGGCGATTATGTGAACGCGGTGATGCTGGGCAACAACGTGGACACCACCACCGTGGGTCAGATCGTCGATTCGCGGTTCTTCCACGCGGCGGACTATCCCTCGGCCGCCGCGCTCTCGGCAGTGCTGATGGGGATCATCCTGATCCTGGTCACGCTGTACGTGCGCCGCTTCGGGACGAAGGAGATCGTATGA
- a CDS encoding polyamine ABC transporter substrate-binding protein, with product MTRRQTPLPPDPMIRSLVRSQLASRRMSRRHLMAGAGAAGLLGALTACGTGGTTTTDDGPAEDLSEETMELFWANWSLYLDYDGDSGSYPTLDRFQEETGISVTYAEDIDGNESYYGTIQNQLRQGQNFGQDLITFTDWMAGRVIAAGQVRELDHGNIPHLENLLPGLQDVGFDPERRHSITWQSGMTGLAWNREAVPDGVHTVTDLLTNPDLRGRVVVLDEWRDTMSLIMLDQGADITSFDAADFESALEVLEEGISSGQIRQVRGNAYMEDLVSGDALAVMGWSGDITQLNLEEGDRWDFALPEAGGTLWSDNLLIPNGAEHKSNAERLMNFYLDPEIAAEVAAYVNFVCPVQGAQEAMEAIDPELAEDPLIFPTEEMQENLHIIRGMDTDEEAEFTDMFQAVIGN from the coding sequence ATGACCCGTCGTCAGACGCCCCTTCCCCCGGATCCGATGATCCGGTCACTGGTCCGCTCCCAGCTGGCCAGCCGCCGGATGTCCCGCCGCCACCTGATGGCCGGCGCCGGCGCCGCCGGGCTGCTGGGGGCGCTGACTGCCTGCGGCACCGGCGGCACCACGACGACGGACGACGGGCCCGCAGAGGACCTCTCCGAGGAGACCATGGAGCTCTTCTGGGCGAACTGGAGCCTCTACCTGGACTACGACGGCGACTCCGGCAGCTACCCCACCCTGGACAGGTTCCAGGAGGAGACCGGGATCAGCGTCACCTACGCTGAGGACATCGACGGCAACGAGAGCTACTACGGGACCATCCAGAACCAGCTCCGTCAGGGCCAGAACTTCGGTCAGGACCTCATCACCTTCACCGACTGGATGGCCGGCAGGGTCATCGCCGCCGGCCAGGTCCGAGAGCTGGACCACGGCAACATCCCTCATCTGGAGAACCTGCTCCCGGGTCTGCAGGACGTCGGCTTCGACCCGGAGCGTCGGCATTCGATCACCTGGCAGTCCGGGATGACCGGCCTCGCCTGGAACAGGGAGGCCGTCCCGGACGGAGTGCACACGGTCACGGACCTGCTCACGAATCCGGACCTGCGCGGACGTGTGGTGGTCCTCGACGAATGGCGCGACACCATGTCGCTGATCATGCTCGACCAAGGCGCCGACATCACCAGCTTCGACGCCGCCGACTTCGAGTCCGCGCTGGAGGTCCTGGAGGAGGGCATCAGCAGCGGGCAGATCAGGCAGGTGCGGGGCAACGCCTACATGGAGGACCTGGTCTCCGGGGACGCGCTGGCCGTGATGGGCTGGTCCGGGGACATCACTCAGCTGAACCTGGAGGAGGGCGACCGCTGGGACTTCGCCCTCCCCGAGGCCGGCGGCACGCTGTGGTCGGACAACCTGCTCATCCCCAACGGGGCCGAGCACAAGTCCAACGCCGAGCGGCTGATGAACTTCTACCTCGATCCCGAGATCGCCGCCGAGGTGGCGGCCTATGTCAACTTCGTCTGCCCGGTCCAGGGGGCCCAGGAGGCGATGGAGGCCATCGACCCGGAGCTGGCCGAGGACCCGCTGATCTTCCCCACCGAGGAGATGCAGGAGAACCTCCACATCATCCGCGGCATGGACACGGATGAGGAAGCCGAGTTCACCGACATGTTCCAGGCGGTGATCGGAAACTGA